The Triticum dicoccoides isolate Atlit2015 ecotype Zavitan chromosome 6A, WEW_v2.0, whole genome shotgun sequence genome has a window encoding:
- the LOC119314312 gene encoding cytochrome P450 76M5-like, whose translation MQSEVWLLCATLAAALLYYLTSAARRGGTGRRPPPGPTPLPVVGNLLDLGGNLHHTLARLARAHGPVMKLKLGMVTTVVVSSHDAAREAFTRYDRHLAARAVPDAANAVGNSGRSMIWLPSSDPLWKTLRGIVASHVFSPRGLAVARGVRERKVRDMVGYFRRCVGEEVDVGQAVYGGVLNLVSSAFFSVDVVDVGGESASELREVVEDIIAALGKPNVSDIFPSLRPLDLQGWRRWAGARYQKVFGILDGIIDRRLADARTSCTGEHAHGDFLDSLLELVSAGKIGRDKVTVILFDVFAAGTDTMAITVEWAMAELLRHPRAMAKARAEMEDVLGGKVDTDTLEEPDAASLPYLQAVVKEVMRLHPVAPIMLPHQAAEDGVEIGGFAVPRGATVIFNVWAIMRDPAAWERPDEFVPERFLDKAADRAVEFRGKDYEFLPFGSGRRLCPGLPMAERVVPFVLASLLHAFEWRLPDGVAADELDVTEKFTTVNTLAVPLRAVPVMVT comes from the coding sequence ATGCAGAGCGAGGTTTGGCTGCTATGCGCGACGCTCGCCGCCGCGCTACTCTACTACCTGACCAGCGCAGCCCGCCGCGGGGGCACCGGGCGACGGCCGCCTCCGGGCCCGACGCCGCTCCCGGTCGTCGGCAACCTGCTCGACCTGGGCGGCAACCTGCACCACACGCTGGCGCGCCTGGCGCGCGCCCACGGCCCCGTCATGAAGCTCAAGCTCGGCATGGTCACCACCGTGGTGGTCTCCTCCCACGACGCCGCGCGGGAGGCCTTCACCAGGTACGACCGCCACCTGGCCGCGCGCGCCGTCCCGGACGCCGCCAACGCGGTCGGCAACTCCGGGCGGTCCATGATCTGGCTGCCCAGCTCCGACCCGCTCTGGAAGACGCTGCGGGGCATCGTGGCCTCACACGTCTTCTCGCCGCGTGGCCTCGCCGTGGCGCGCGGCGTGCGCGAGCGCAAGGTGCGCGACATGGTGGGCTACTTCCGCCGCTGCGTGGGGGAGGAGGTGGACGTCGGGCAGGCCGTGTACGGCGGCGTGCTGAACCTCGTGTCCAGCGCCTTCTTCTCCGTCGACGTGGTGGACGTGGGCGGAGAGTCCGCGAGTGAGCTGCGGGAGGTCGTGGAGGACATCATCGCCGCGCTCGGCAAGCCCAACGTCTCCGACATCTTCCCTTCCCTCCGGCCGCTGGACCTGCAGGGCTGGCGTCGCTGGGCGGGGGCGCGCTACCAGAAGGTCTTTGGCATACTTGACGGCATAATCGACCGCCGCCTGGCAGATGCCCGGACGTCGTGCACGGGCGAGCACGCGCACGGCGACTTCCTGGACTCGCTGCTGGAGCTCGTTTCCGCAGGCAAGATCGGTCGCGACAAGGTGACGGTGATACTGTTCGACGTGTTCGCGGCCGGGACCGACACGATGGCCATCACGGTGGAGTGGGCGATGGCCGAGCTGCTCCGGCACCCGCGCGCCATGGCCAAGGCGCGCGCGGAGATGGAGGACGTCCTCGGCGGCAAGGTCGACACGGACACCCTCGAGGAGCCTGACGCGGCGAGCCTGCCGTACCTGCAGGCCGTGGTGAAGGAGGTGATGCGGTTGCATCCGGTGGCGCCGATCATGCTGCCGCACCAGGCGGCGGAGGACGGCGTGGAGATCGGCGGCTTCGCCGTGCCCAGGGGCGCCACGGTGATCTTCAACGTGTGGGCGATCATGCGGGACCCGGCGGCGTGGGAGAGGCCCGACGAGTTCGTGCCGGAGAGGTTTCTGGATAAGGCGGCGGATAGGGCGGTGGAGTTCCGGGGCAAGGACTACGAGTTCCTCCCGTTCGGGTCCGGGCGGCGGCTGTGCCCCGGCCTGCCGATGGCGGAGCGGGTTGTGCCGTTCGTGCTGGCGTCGCTGCTGCACGCGTTCGAGTGGCGGCTCCCGGACGGCGTGGCGGCCGACGAGCTGGACGTGACCGAGAAGTTCACCACCGTGAACACGCTCGCCGTGCCCCTCAGGGCCGTCCCCGTCATGGTCACGTAG